In one Rutidosis leptorrhynchoides isolate AG116_Rl617_1_P2 chromosome 8, CSIRO_AGI_Rlap_v1, whole genome shotgun sequence genomic region, the following are encoded:
- the LOC139863545 gene encoding histone-lysine N-methyltransferase SUVR4-like: MATIQRSMKAADPKEPISNDQKVANAFRAMRGLGLTSEDIRPVLKHLVKLYDGNWELIEEDNYRTLADAIFQSVDDKKNKAAVKLDEQETPPNKSLPVKSDDRASSTRENNNMLSPRRKLIMESNRDPNPSPRKCTDVGPSNMNSAIQKKRRPNQHSDNETEPIPKSPRPVVQSEPTKLFHKIKDITRGTEKIPISLIDKIGIDLPKFTYIHQNTSYQDAYVPFSLARIADDGCCKRCTGDCLSSRVPCACSRETNGEFAYTRDGLLKHEFLDACMLINSNPKSHHIFHCQQVCPLERDKNILNPEPCKGHLLKKFIKECWRKCGCDMECGNRVVQRGITCKLQVFSIESKGWAIRTLEDLPKGSFVCEYIGEILTNNELYERNEQTRKNERHTYPVYLDADWGSEQVLKDEDALCLDATYYGNVARFINHRCHDSSLISIPVEVENPDHHYYHIAFFTKRDVNAYEELTWDYGLDFMDEDHPIKAFECQCGSPFCRDVRRKGWFINLMSILYRFLNLFPIKKDQQFIIFCSRDLLDKLQINITENRLDKPITCWYLILMLYKDKEKKKMNIVAVCIQV, translated from the exons ATGGCAACTATTCAAAGATCGATGAAAGCAGCAGATCCGAAAGAACCAATTTCAAATGATCAAAAGGTTGCAAATGCCTTTAGAGCCATGAGGGGGTTAGGGCTCACTTCTGAAGATATCAGACCAGTCCTCAAACATCTTGTGAAACTGTATGATGGGAATTGGGAACTTATTGAAGAAGATAATTATCGAACTCTTGCAGATGCTATATTTCAATCAGTAGATGACAAG AAAAATAAAGCTGCTGTAAAGCTTGATGAGCAAGAAACACCACCAAACAAATCTCTTCCAGTGAAATCTGATGATCGGGCTTCATCAACAAGGGAGAATAATAACATGTTGAGCCCTCGGAGAAAACTGATAATGGAATCCAACCGTGATCCCAATCCGTCCCCTCGTAAATGCACTGACGTGGGCCCATCAAACATGAACTCTGCTATTCAAAAAAAGAGGCGTCCAAATCAGCATTCAGACAATGAAACCGAGCCTATACCCAAATCACCACGCCCAGTTGTACAATCAGAACCCACTAAGTTATTCCACAAAATCAAAGACATAACGAGAGGTACAGAGAAAATCCCAATTTCATTGATAGATAAAATTGGTATAGACCTGCCAAAGTTCACCTACATACATCAAAATACATCTTATCAAGATGCATATGTACCGTTCTCGTTAGCCCGAATTGCTGATGATGGTTGTTGTAAAAGATGTACTGGTGACTGTTTATCTTCTCGTGTACCTTGTGCGTGTTCTCGCGAAACAAACGGAGAGTTTGCCTATACCCGAGATGGTCTGCTGAAACATGAGTTTTTGGATGCTTGTATGCTGATTAATAGCAACCCAAAAAGCCATCACATTTTTCATTGTCAACAAGTTTGTCCTTTGGAAAGGGACAAAAATATTCTGAATCCTGAACCGTGCAAGGGTCATTTATTGAAGAAGTTTATAAAAGAATGTTGGAGAAAATGTGGATGCGATATGGAATGTGGAAATCGGGTCGTACAAAGAGGCATCACTTGCAAGTTGCAG GTGTTTTCTATAGAGAGTAAAGGCTGGGCTATTCGTACACTTGAAGACTTGCCAAAAGGATCCTTTGTATGTGAATACATTGGAGAAATACTGACTAATAACGAACTGTATGAACGCAATGAACAAACTCGTAAAAATGAGAGGCATACGTATCCAGTATACCTGGATGCAGATTGGGGTTCAGAACAAGTACTAAAGGATGAAGATGCTCTGTGTTTGGATGCGACCTATTATGGGAACGTAGCAAGGTTTATTAATCACAG ATGCCACGATTCAAGTCTGATCTCGATCCCTGTTGAAGTGGAAAATCCTGATCATCACTACTATCAC attgcttTTTTCACTAAAAGGGATGTTAATGCATATGAGGAGCTAACATGG GATTATGGGCTTGACTTTATGGATGAAGATCACCCTATAAAAGCGTTTGAATGCCAGTGTGGAAGTCCATTTTGTCGAGATGTGAGAAGAAAAGGTTGGTTTATTAATTTAATGTCAATATTATATCGTTTCCTTAATTTATTTCCAATAAAAAAAGACCAACAATTTATTATATTTTGCAGCAGG GATTTGCTGGATAAGTTACAAATTAATATTACAGAAAATCGATTAGATAAGCCTATAACAT GTTGG TATCTGATTCTGATGCTTTACAAAgataaagaaaaaaagaaaatgaaTATTGTAGCTGTATGCATCCAAGTTTGA